One Candidatus Scalindua japonica DNA segment encodes these proteins:
- a CDS encoding muconolactone Delta-isomerase — protein MLFLLKVQIQKIPDMPVKDFLGFVVKEWEYFIRMRKRGRILAGGKLAGSRGAAAIIEVDSNEDLDQLVTNLPLFPFFTDIEITPLVPTDKALLDVKRIHSLMK, from the coding sequence ATGCTCTTCTTACTTAAAGTTCAAATACAAAAAATACCCGATATGCCGGTAAAGGATTTTCTGGGATTTGTAGTCAAGGAGTGGGAATATTTTATCAGGATGAGAAAAAGGGGCAGGATCCTTGCCGGTGGGAAACTGGCAGGAAGCAGAGGCGCCGCGGCTATTATTGAAGTCGATTCGAACGAAGATCTTGACCAACTCGTAACCAACCTGCCGCTCTTCCCATTTTTCACAGACATAGAGATAACCCCACTAGTGCCTACTGACAAGGCTTTACTTGATGTCAAACGAATCCATTCACTTATGAAGTAA
- the acpS gene encoding holo-ACP synthase, whose product MYTGIDIIEIKRIEKLFGSHKNFIKRVYTSDEVEYCQSRKNCFQHFAVRFASKEAVLKAFGTGLRDRLKWTDIETLNDELGKPYVNLYGRAKELASEKKIGEISVSLSHCKEYAVAHALLIPGESQE is encoded by the coding sequence ATGTATACAGGCATAGATATTATTGAAATTAAAAGGATAGAAAAACTCTTTGGATCACACAAAAATTTTATAAAAAGAGTTTATACCTCTGATGAAGTCGAATATTGTCAGTCCAGAAAAAACTGTTTTCAACATTTTGCAGTACGTTTTGCGTCAAAAGAAGCTGTTCTCAAGGCCTTTGGAACAGGCTTGAGAGACAGATTGAAGTGGACTGATATTGAGACGCTGAATGACGAGTTGGGAAAACCTTACGTAAATCTATATGGCAGAGCTAAAGAACTTGCATCTGAGAAGAAAATCGGCGAGATTTCTGTCTCATTATCACATTGTAAAGAGTATGCCGTTGCACATGCACTATTAATACCTGGTGAATCTCAGGAATAA
- a CDS encoding metallophosphoesterase family protein: MKRTFDYKIGVISDTHGLVRQSVVKSFNDVDLIVHAGDIGTHEALDTLKTIANVYPVRGNVDGGTWSKTLPFTEVVQVGEIYLYLLHNLDSLDLDPAAAGFQVVISGHSHIPKIEKQNDILFINPGSAGPRRFDFPISIAFLYIQGSSVEVEIVELKE; the protein is encoded by the coding sequence ATGAAACGTACATTTGATTATAAGATAGGAGTAATCTCAGACACACATGGCCTCGTTAGACAAAGCGTCGTTAAATCATTTAATGACGTTGATTTGATTGTACACGCTGGAGATATAGGGACACATGAGGCACTTGACACTCTAAAGACTATTGCCAATGTGTATCCGGTCCGAGGAAATGTAGATGGTGGTACATGGAGTAAAACGCTGCCTTTTACCGAAGTGGTACAAGTGGGTGAAATATATTTATATCTCCTTCACAATCTGGATTCACTTGATCTGGACCCTGCGGCAGCAGGATTTCAAGTGGTCATCAGCGGCCATTCGCATATACCTAAAATAGAGAAGCAAAACGATATCCTCTTTATTAACCCAGGAAGTGCCGGTCCAAGACGATTTGACTTCCCGATATCTATTGCATTTTTGTATATACAAGGAAGCTCAGTAGAAGTAGAGATAGTAGAGTTAAAAGAATAA
- a CDS encoding beta-ketoacyl-[acyl-carrier-protein] synthase family protein, translated as MPRVVVTGLGLVIANGIGVTNAWNALMNGKDGTAALTSFDTSKYKVHRACEVKNFRIDTVFENETTANTIHKYTYTAAKEALIDSGLSDLAGYNREKFGIAIGTLAGELPPFEHLLRNAPEDKANGFDMGVALTYPPSSITTLLSEDFGFEGPNMVSLNACSSGNHAIAWALDLLYEGKVDVMLVGGGELIPQTEFTHFHNLKALAPEKCQPFDKERKGLIIGEGSGIMVLETLDFASKRNAQIYAELKGYGMSCDGHHMTAPHPEGAGAKVAMSNALSMANMSYKDVDYINAHGTGTPLNDRMETMAIKSIFKERANEIAVSSIKSMIGHTMGAASAIESVVSCLAIKNNAIPPTTHYETPDPECDLDYVPNEGRETEVNCVINNSFAFGGNNVTNIFSRL; from the coding sequence ATGCCGAGAGTTGTTGTTACCGGTTTAGGATTAGTCATTGCCAATGGTATTGGTGTTACAAATGCATGGAATGCACTCATGAACGGTAAAGACGGCACGGCGGCATTAACATCTTTCGACACATCAAAATACAAAGTTCATCGTGCGTGTGAAGTAAAAAATTTCAGAATTGACACTGTTTTTGAAAACGAAACCACGGCAAACACGATACATAAGTACACATACACTGCCGCAAAAGAAGCATTGATAGATAGTGGATTGAGTGATTTAGCAGGGTACAACAGAGAAAAATTTGGTATCGCTATCGGAACTTTAGCCGGAGAACTACCTCCATTTGAACACCTGTTGCGCAATGCACCTGAAGACAAAGCCAACGGCTTTGATATGGGTGTTGCACTAACGTATCCGCCATCTTCTATCACCACACTACTCTCAGAAGATTTTGGTTTTGAAGGGCCTAATATGGTATCACTTAATGCCTGTTCTTCCGGCAACCATGCTATCGCCTGGGCTTTAGACCTTTTATATGAAGGAAAAGTTGATGTAATGCTGGTAGGTGGAGGTGAGCTTATCCCGCAAACAGAGTTTACACATTTTCATAATCTGAAAGCGCTGGCGCCTGAAAAATGCCAGCCATTTGATAAAGAGAGAAAAGGTCTGATAATTGGAGAAGGCTCGGGAATAATGGTATTGGAAACACTTGATTTCGCATCAAAAAGAAACGCTCAAATTTATGCTGAATTGAAGGGATATGGTATGAGCTGTGACGGACATCATATGACAGCACCCCATCCCGAAGGAGCGGGCGCAAAAGTGGCTATGTCAAATGCACTTTCCATGGCCAATATGTCTTACAAGGATGTAGACTACATCAATGCGCATGGAACAGGAACACCATTAAATGACAGAATGGAGACAATGGCAATAAAATCAATTTTTAAGGAACGGGCAAATGAAATAGCAGTCAGCTCTATAAAATCTATGATAGGCCACACAATGGGTGCGGCAAGCGCTATAGAATCTGTCGTCAGCTGCCTGGCAATTAAAAATAACGCAATTCCACCTACCACACACTATGAAACACCTGATCCAGAGTGTGATCTGGACTATGTACCGAATGAGGGACGCGAAACAGAAGTTAACTGTGTTATAAATAACTCCTTCGCCTTTGGTGGGAACAATGTCACGAATATTTTCAGTAGATTATAG
- the fabG gene encoding 3-oxoacyl-[acyl-carrier-protein] reductase — MSNKTAIVTGGTRGIGKAITLELAKSGYNVAFNYSKSDDLAKELVKEIEGLGVKAMAKKADVSNFESAKTMVKEVKDEFGQIDILVNNAGITRDKLLALMKEDDWDDVININLKSVYNFSKAVIMTMIKQKSGNILNITSVSGIAGVAGQANYSASKAGMIGFTKALAKEVGKAKINVNAIACGFVETDMTSELPEEYKQKMIDMTALKRFGTTDDVAKTAMFMLSDGAKYITGQVLSIDGGLAL, encoded by the coding sequence ATGAGTAACAAGACGGCAATAGTAACAGGCGGTACAAGAGGTATAGGTAAAGCAATCACACTTGAACTGGCAAAAAGTGGTTACAATGTCGCCTTCAACTATAGCAAAAGTGATGACCTGGCAAAAGAACTTGTAAAAGAGATAGAAGGACTCGGAGTCAAGGCCATGGCAAAGAAGGCAGATGTATCGAACTTTGAAAGTGCTAAAACAATGGTTAAAGAAGTTAAGGATGAATTCGGCCAGATCGATATTCTTGTCAACAACGCTGGAATAACAAGGGACAAACTCCTCGCCCTGATGAAAGAGGACGACTGGGATGATGTAATAAACATTAATCTGAAGAGTGTCTATAACTTCTCCAAGGCGGTAATTATGACCATGATCAAACAGAAGAGCGGAAACATACTCAATATAACCTCTGTCAGCGGTATTGCGGGTGTTGCGGGCCAGGCCAATTACTCTGCTTCCAAAGCAGGAATGATAGGCTTCACAAAAGCCCTTGCAAAAGAAGTTGGTAAGGCAAAAATTAATGTTAACGCCATTGCATGCGGGTTCGTAGAAACAGACATGACCTCTGAACTTCCTGAAGAGTACAAGCAGAAGATGATAGATATGACTGCCCTGAAGCGATTCGGTACAACTGATGATGTCGCAAAAACAGCAATGTTCATGCTTTCAGATGGTGCAAAATATATTACAGGCCAGGTATTGTCTATCGATGGTGGGTTGGCGTTATAA
- a CDS encoding FAD-dependent oxidoreductase, which translates to MNKLFEPINIGSLEVKNRIAMSAMDLGFTSDGSINKRFIDFYVERARGGVGLIVVGGCYPEMTGKVWKSIIGLDKDEYIPGLKKLTDRIHKHDTMVAAQILHGGRSASSFFSKTHPVSPSSLSHVNIKQKPHVLTIPEIKKVIDGYVAATIRVKKGGFDAVEIHGGMGYLINQFLSKATNKRKDRYGGSLKNRIRFAKEIIEAIKKKAGKRYPVIFRMSGADFVDEGLQIDESIEIAKELEKAGVDAFNVSPGWHESRTPIMLMAIPRMAYIFLSEKIKDHVNVPVIGSVRINDLALAEKVIDNNRADIVSIGRPLIADPELPKKYKKRLFDDIRKCIACNQGCFDSLLNFKSVSCLYNVRAGKESKSKVRKAKKRKKVMVIGGGPGGMEAARIAALRGHDVHLFEKTDTLGGQLKYAYIPPGREEIENVVTFLANQIRKLDVNIELSTKVDTKTINNLKPDVVVVATGGSPLIPKISGVKEKNVVVAEDVFDNKVKVGEDVVIIGGGTIGCEIALHTAKMGAMEPEVACFLLKNRVINGEEAVELTSKGKRNITILEMKNKIGGRFGISTRWVILKQVEDAGIKSITGIKVKNISTKSKQKKEKDKVCVTFEQESKDTKIFADTVIIAAGYKSNQDITKKLNGKIDELYKIGDCVEVRTALEAIHEGFEVGLKI; encoded by the coding sequence ATGAACAAATTATTCGAACCAATAAATATCGGCAGCTTAGAAGTCAAAAACCGGATCGCCATGTCAGCTATGGATCTTGGCTTTACCTCAGACGGTTCAATAAACAAACGTTTTATAGATTTCTATGTAGAAAGGGCCCGTGGCGGAGTGGGTTTGATTGTAGTAGGCGGATGCTATCCGGAAATGACTGGCAAGGTATGGAAGAGCATAATTGGCCTGGATAAGGATGAATATATACCCGGTTTAAAAAAACTAACCGATAGGATACACAAACATGATACTATGGTTGCGGCACAAATACTTCATGGTGGGAGAAGTGCGTCTTCATTTTTCTCAAAGACTCACCCTGTATCACCATCAAGCCTGTCACACGTCAACATAAAACAGAAACCACATGTCCTGACCATCCCTGAAATAAAGAAGGTAATAGATGGTTATGTTGCTGCAACAATAAGAGTAAAAAAGGGTGGGTTTGACGCGGTTGAGATTCATGGTGGTATGGGTTACCTTATCAACCAGTTTCTCTCTAAAGCTACGAATAAGAGAAAGGACAGATATGGCGGTAGTCTCAAAAACCGCATTAGGTTTGCGAAAGAGATTATTGAGGCCATAAAGAAAAAAGCCGGAAAGAGGTATCCAGTAATCTTTCGGATGTCAGGTGCAGATTTTGTAGACGAAGGCCTCCAGATAGATGAGAGCATTGAGATAGCGAAAGAGTTGGAAAAAGCTGGTGTGGATGCGTTTAATGTTTCCCCCGGCTGGCATGAAAGCCGCACTCCAATCATGCTTATGGCCATACCCAGAATGGCTTATATCTTTCTGTCTGAAAAGATTAAGGATCACGTAAACGTACCGGTTATAGGATCAGTGAGGATAAATGACCTGGCCCTGGCCGAAAAAGTTATAGACAACAATCGTGCAGATATTGTTTCAATAGGAAGGCCATTAATTGCTGACCCTGAATTACCAAAAAAATATAAGAAGAGACTATTTGATGATATCAGAAAATGTATCGCCTGTAATCAGGGATGTTTTGACTCTTTATTAAATTTCAAATCGGTCAGTTGCTTATATAATGTCAGAGCTGGTAAAGAGAGTAAATCCAAGGTCAGGAAAGCGAAAAAGAGAAAAAAAGTAATGGTTATTGGTGGTGGACCGGGAGGTATGGAGGCAGCAAGGATTGCAGCGTTAAGAGGACATGACGTACATCTGTTTGAAAAAACAGATACGCTTGGTGGTCAATTGAAATATGCTTATATCCCTCCGGGTAGAGAAGAGATAGAGAATGTTGTCACATTCCTGGCAAACCAGATAAGAAAACTAGATGTAAACATAGAGCTTTCTACAAAAGTAGATACAAAAACGATTAATAATCTGAAGCCCGATGTTGTAGTCGTAGCGACAGGTGGAAGCCCTCTTATTCCGAAAATTTCCGGTGTTAAAGAGAAAAATGTTGTTGTGGCCGAGGATGTATTTGATAATAAGGTAAAGGTTGGTGAAGACGTCGTCATCATTGGAGGAGGTACAATCGGCTGTGAAATTGCACTACACACCGCAAAGATGGGTGCAATGGAACCGGAAGTCGCCTGCTTCCTTTTGAAGAACAGAGTTATAAATGGGGAAGAGGCCGTAGAACTCACGTCAAAGGGAAAACGAAACATCACCATCCTGGAAATGAAAAATAAAATAGGAGGAAGATTCGGTATTTCAACAAGATGGGTTATCTTAAAACAGGTAGAAGATGCCGGTATCAAAAGTATAACAGGGATCAAAGTAAAGAATATATCGACTAAATCTAAACAAAAAAAAGAGAAAGATAAAGTCTGCGTAACTTTTGAACAAGAAAGTAAAGATACTAAGATTTTTGCGGATACGGTTATCATTGCCGCAGGATACAAATCCAATCAGGATATCACAAAAAAACTAAATGGTAAGATTGATGAATTATATAAAATAGGCGATTGTGTAGAGGTGAGAACTGCACTCGAAGCAATCCATGAAGGGTTTGAAGTTGGATTGAAGATTTAA
- a CDS encoding MATE family efflux transporter, with amino-acid sequence MELTKKELNKNIIRLALPVALENVLHLAVFIVDIIMVGRLGTVPVAAVGLAGALGFIVAMVFTALNVGTTALVARDFGANQKDEARKVAGQSLLITLVFGCTVSPFIFYFADNILVLMSAEENVVFLGSQYLKIVLSFFIFRLIILTGTSVFRGAGDTRTPMFITLVTNCVNILFNWLLIFGIWFFPRMEVAGAAWATSIAYTTGALLIMYRLLSRRSILTIGVKHIVDVNMSIIKRILRISFPATLDASLTQLGYLFFIKIVAMLGTVSLAAHQIAIRIEAISFMPGFALGVATTTIVGQSLGANKPDLAKLSMKKNCQIALVLMGFFSFIFLAFARPMANVFHPEQDVLALSTYCVMIAAIEQPALAIYMVYAGGLRGAGDTFSPMIVTIVGTLCFHLPVAYLFGIVLEWGLAGIWFGAALDWILRAVAVYILSRKGRWSAIKI; translated from the coding sequence ATGGAGTTAACAAAAAAGGAGCTAAATAAAAATATAATCAGATTAGCGCTCCCTGTAGCGTTGGAGAATGTCTTGCACCTGGCAGTCTTCATCGTAGATATTATCATGGTAGGCAGGTTAGGTACTGTTCCTGTTGCTGCAGTCGGGTTGGCAGGTGCGTTGGGCTTTATTGTTGCAATGGTATTTACTGCCCTTAATGTCGGAACTACGGCGCTTGTGGCGAGAGATTTTGGTGCAAATCAGAAAGATGAGGCGAGGAAAGTAGCGGGTCAGTCTCTTCTCATTACACTTGTTTTTGGCTGTACCGTCAGCCCTTTCATATTTTACTTCGCCGATAATATTCTTGTCTTGATGAGCGCTGAGGAAAATGTGGTCTTTCTCGGGTCGCAATATCTTAAGATAGTCCTGAGTTTCTTTATTTTCCGGTTGATTATCCTGACCGGGACATCAGTTTTCAGGGGAGCCGGAGATACGAGGACACCCATGTTTATTACACTTGTAACAAACTGTGTAAACATATTATTTAACTGGCTCCTTATATTCGGTATATGGTTCTTTCCGCGTATGGAGGTAGCCGGGGCAGCATGGGCGACATCAATAGCTTATACAACTGGCGCTTTACTGATTATGTACCGACTTCTGAGCAGGAGGAGTATTTTAACAATTGGCGTTAAACATATTGTTGATGTAAACATGTCTATTATTAAAAGAATTTTGAGGATTTCATTTCCCGCAACGTTAGATGCTTCACTGACCCAGTTGGGTTATCTCTTTTTTATTAAAATAGTTGCAATGTTAGGTACGGTTTCACTTGCTGCACACCAGATTGCCATTAGGATAGAGGCCATTTCATTTATGCCGGGTTTTGCATTAGGAGTCGCTACCACCACGATTGTGGGGCAAAGTCTTGGCGCTAATAAACCGGACCTGGCAAAGTTAAGTATGAAGAAAAATTGTCAGATTGCACTGGTATTAATGGGGTTCTTCTCGTTTATTTTCCTGGCATTTGCCAGGCCAATGGCAAATGTTTTTCATCCGGAGCAGGATGTCCTGGCTCTCAGCACTTATTGTGTGATGATCGCTGCGATAGAACAGCCGGCTCTTGCGATTTATATGGTATACGCCGGTGGCTTACGTGGTGCCGGAGACACATTTAGCCCCATGATTGTTACAATAGTGGGAACATTATGTTTTCACTTGCCCGTTGCTTATCTCTTTGGAATTGTGTTAGAATGGGGGCTTGCCGGCATCTGGTTCGGCGCAGCGCTCGATTGGATACTTCGTGCTGTTGCCGTATACATACTCTCCAGAAAAGGGAGGTGGAGTGCAATAAAGATATGA
- a CDS encoding enoyl-CoA hydratase/isomerase family protein: MKDIRMNRGDNSGYDHLGFEEIEADNGKTIGVIYLNKPDRNSLGSWLLDAIYDKMDQYENNEKVGAIIIASKLRGVFCDGVDREELFGSWISDLVAKKDYERFHRSYEMLVEMENCQKPVIAAINGIAIGAGIELAMLCDLRIASERAFFNLPEAKPQLGIIPALGTTQRLPRLIGHARAKEMLFLGNMVRAKTALEWGLVNQVVPHNELLKKAIDMAKVLLERETGVLIEMKKCVNFAGENDITKGLEYEVGIFADMMRSKLSAKNTAPFQTT, translated from the coding sequence ATGAAAGATATTCGAATGAACCGTGGTGATAACTCTGGTTATGACCATCTGGGATTTGAAGAGATAGAGGCTGATAACGGCAAGACAATCGGGGTAATTTACCTTAACAAACCTGATAGGAACTCTCTGGGTTCCTGGCTACTTGACGCTATATATGATAAGATGGACCAGTACGAAAACAATGAGAAAGTTGGCGCCATTATTATTGCCAGTAAGTTAAGAGGTGTATTCTGTGACGGTGTAGATCGCGAAGAGTTATTCGGATCATGGATTTCAGATCTGGTAGCAAAGAAAGACTACGAAAGATTCCATCGCTCCTACGAGATGCTTGTAGAAATGGAAAATTGCCAGAAACCGGTTATTGCCGCAATTAATGGAATTGCAATAGGAGCCGGGATTGAACTTGCAATGCTATGTGACTTGCGTATCGCATCAGAACGTGCATTCTTTAATTTACCGGAAGCCAAACCGCAACTTGGCATTATTCCCGCACTGGGAACAACACAACGTTTACCTCGATTAATTGGTCACGCGCGAGCAAAAGAGATGTTGTTTCTTGGTAATATGGTCCGAGCAAAAACTGCTCTGGAATGGGGTCTGGTCAATCAGGTAGTACCACACAATGAGCTTTTAAAGAAAGCGATAGATATGGCAAAGGTGCTGTTAGAAAGAGAGACTGGAGTACTCATAGAAATGAAAAAATGTGTCAACTTTGCTGGTGAGAATGATATTACAAAAGGCCTGGAATACGAGGTCGGTATATTTGCTGATATGATGCGGTCTAAGCTGTCGGCAAAGAATACCGCTCCCTTCCAAACTACTTAG
- a CDS encoding beta-ketoacyl-[acyl-carrier-protein] synthase family protein yields the protein MNKKAVITGIGIVSPLGIGHQDFWNNLVSGNSAIAPMECLDLSRYECKNGAEVKGLNPEEYLGRKGLRYLNKGTKFLGSSAKLAVDDANLEIDEELANHTGILIGSSLGNFSQTTDYFHDIIRKGPAELSPMQSYDVALNSSINYVSVFFKMKSFARTISSGFTSGTDAIGNAVKLIQNGKAKVIITGGVEQISLDLYMIFYMRKMLAGSSNIGNEISMPFDKRRDGFIMSEGSYVFVMEEYDHAVSRRAKIYGEVSGFGSLFSGSRKSDNEKRVKKARNTMKLCIEDAGVSTNDIDLINANGNSGKQSDLIEAKAIIGLFGEKGEEIPVHTVKSTLGESYGASGAAQTASALLSINNGLIPATINCEEKDPECNLNVVKEKLEKDVNTVLINSFDLSGNNSCLVVKKA from the coding sequence ATGAATAAAAAAGCAGTAATTACCGGTATTGGAATTGTATCTCCCTTGGGTATTGGACATCAGGATTTCTGGAACAATCTTGTTTCCGGCAATTCCGCAATAGCGCCGATGGAATGCCTTGATCTTTCAAGGTATGAATGTAAAAACGGAGCTGAAGTTAAAGGTTTAAACCCGGAAGAATATTTAGGTCGTAAAGGTTTAAGATATCTAAATAAAGGAACAAAGTTTCTTGGTTCCAGCGCTAAGCTGGCAGTAGATGACGCAAATCTTGAAATAGATGAAGAGTTGGCAAACCATACCGGAATTCTCATTGGTTCTTCCCTCGGAAATTTCTCACAGACAACCGATTACTTTCATGATATAATCAGGAAAGGCCCGGCGGAACTTTCACCCATGCAGAGCTACGATGTAGCCCTCAACTCTTCCATTAACTACGTATCTGTCTTCTTCAAGATGAAGAGTTTCGCAAGGACTATCTCGTCCGGCTTTACGTCGGGTACAGACGCAATTGGTAATGCCGTTAAACTTATTCAGAATGGGAAAGCAAAGGTAATTATTACCGGTGGAGTTGAACAGATCTCATTAGATTTATACATGATATTTTATATGAGGAAAATGCTGGCTGGATCAAGTAATATTGGAAATGAGATCAGCATGCCTTTCGATAAAAGAAGAGACGGTTTTATTATGAGTGAAGGCAGCTATGTATTTGTGATGGAAGAGTATGATCACGCAGTAAGTCGCAGGGCAAAGATATATGGTGAAGTTTCAGGCTTTGGAAGTCTCTTTTCAGGCAGCAGAAAAAGCGACAATGAAAAAAGAGTTAAGAAAGCCCGGAACACGATGAAATTGTGTATCGAGGATGCAGGGGTTTCTACGAATGATATAGATTTGATTAATGCGAACGGAAATTCAGGCAAGCAGTCAGACCTCATAGAAGCAAAGGCGATCATTGGATTATTTGGAGAGAAAGGAGAAGAAATCCCTGTGCACACCGTTAAATCGACATTAGGAGAAAGTTACGGTGCATCTGGTGCAGCACAGACAGCATCTGCCTTATTATCCATAAACAATGGCCTGATACCTGCTACCATTAATTGTGAAGAAAAAGACCCTGAATGCAATTTGAATGTAGTTAAAGAAAAACTTGAAAAAGATGTAAATACAGTGCTTATAAACTCATTTGATCTATCAGGCAATAATTCATGCCTGGTTGTTAAGAAAGCATAG
- a CDS encoding B12-binding domain-containing radical SAM protein, translated as MKKIILINPHPIGNVGEENVSVLNQMPVNLGYLKALTPDDWEVDIIDETQELAVDEKGENVCFDKTNVVLVGITSVSYQANRAYQIATACKKNGIPVIMGGVHATSYPEEAAQYVDSVVIREAVPIWEEIISDFENNELKPTYDGGLTPMETYKGLLPDRKFLTDKYKYRYSGIITTAGCPFSCEFCSVPQFQGRKYRERPIDDVLNELEAIKGQYRGLILTDENFYGHSKKSYERVRNLFKGMVDRKIYQNWFGFTSLNIYQDDETLEYMAKSGCVGVLIGIESINEDALKSMNKGVNLRITIEKYREAVANIRKHGLAVWGTMVFGNDNDTPDTFKDVVDFILDAKIDIMTCGLLCPFINTPLQKRLDDDNRLFRTNFPEDWIYYTSHHLTYVLSKLTLQEFIDGIEYVYNNIYSTDVIRKKFREAKDELNNLNAAMFAFRVNLDWQEVYKHLLENLRELQASGDYERAVERYESQKAKTNPDMADMKT; from the coding sequence TTGAAAAAAATAATTCTTATAAATCCTCATCCTATAGGTAACGTAGGCGAGGAAAACGTTTCAGTACTAAACCAAATGCCCGTGAACCTGGGATATCTGAAGGCATTAACACCCGATGACTGGGAAGTAGATATAATAGATGAAACCCAGGAGCTGGCGGTAGATGAAAAAGGTGAAAATGTCTGTTTCGATAAAACAAATGTCGTCCTGGTTGGAATAACGTCCGTCAGCTATCAGGCAAACAGGGCATACCAGATCGCCACCGCATGCAAAAAGAATGGAATTCCCGTAATAATGGGTGGAGTACATGCTACAAGTTATCCTGAAGAGGCGGCCCAATACGTTGACTCTGTAGTAATAAGAGAAGCAGTTCCGATATGGGAAGAGATAATCTCTGATTTTGAAAATAACGAACTTAAACCGACTTATGATGGCGGCCTGACCCCTATGGAAACATATAAGGGGCTACTACCAGATAGAAAGTTTTTGACTGACAAGTACAAATATCGGTACTCTGGCATTATTACAACTGCCGGCTGTCCGTTTAGCTGCGAGTTCTGTTCAGTTCCACAGTTCCAGGGAAGAAAGTACAGAGAAAGGCCAATAGATGATGTTCTGAATGAGCTTGAAGCGATAAAGGGGCAGTATAGAGGCCTCATACTTACAGATGAAAATTTCTACGGTCATAGTAAGAAATCTTACGAAAGGGTCAGAAACCTTTTTAAGGGGATGGTTGATAGAAAAATTTATCAGAACTGGTTCGGGTTTACTTCGTTGAATATTTATCAGGATGACGAAACACTGGAATATATGGCAAAGAGCGGATGTGTAGGTGTACTCATTGGTATTGAATCTATAAATGAAGACGCGTTAAAATCGATGAACAAGGGAGTTAACCTCCGCATAACAATTGAAAAATACAGGGAAGCGGTAGCAAATATAAGGAAGCATGGACTTGCTGTCTGGGGGACCATGGTCTTTGGAAACGACAATGATACACCTGATACATTTAAAGATGTCGTTGATTTTATATTAGATGCAAAGATCGACATAATGACCTGTGGCTTATTGTGTCCATTTATCAATACACCGTTACAAAAAAGGCTTGATGATGATAACAGGTTGTTCAGGACCAACTTCCCGGAAGACTGGATCTATTATACATCGCACCATTTAACCTATGTTTTGTCTAAGCTCACACTTCAGGAATTTATTGATGGCATAGAGTACGTTTACAACAATATATATTCGACCGATGTAATAAGAAAAAAATTCAGAGAAGCAAAAGATGAACTCAACAACCTGAATGCCGCAATGTTCGCGTTCAGAGTTAATCTTGACTGGCAGGAGGTTTATAAACATCTGTTAGAAAACCTGAGAGAACTGCAGGCTTCAGGAGATTATGAGAGAGCCGTGGAACGGTACGAATCTCAGAAGGCCAAAACAAACCCGGACATGGCAGATATGAAGACGTGA